Genomic window (Paenibacillus sp. 37):
GTGTTGATCACAATGGCTCCAGACTTGAAGGAAGCATGGAACAGTGAAGCTTTGCAAAATATGAAAACCGTATTCATAGGTATCTTTCTTGAAGCCGCACCATTTCTGCTCATGGGTGTGTTATTGTCCTCGCTCATGCAATGGTTTGTATCCGAAGAAATGGTCCGCAAACTCACGCCCAAGAATCCGATCGGCGGTGTGCTGGTCGCAGGGTTGCTCGGTATTATTTTTCCCATTTGTGAATGTGGCATGATCCCGGTAGTGAGAAGGTTGATGCACAAAGGCATGCCAGCCTATATTGCAGTGACGTTCATTCTGAGTGGTCCCGTAGTCAATCCCATCGTATTTACCGCAACCTTGCTCGCCTTTCCCTCCCATCCTGAGATTACCATTGCCCGCATGGGACTGGCCTTTGCCGTAGCAGCTTCCATAGGCATGCTTGTGTATGTGTTTGTTCGTCGAAATCCCCTTCGGTTGCCAAAAGTCGCAGTGACAGAGGTCAAGACACATCCTGGATTTAAAATGGCTCAACCTCATGCTCATGCACACGCAAATGCTCATGACCACAACCATGTGAAAAACTGGCGCAGCTTCTTCATTCATGCCGGAGATGAATTCGTCGATATGAGCAAATATCTGGTGATCGGTGCCCTGATTACAGCCTGCATCCAGACATTCATTAGCCGCAGCGATCTCATCTCACTTGGCAATGGCCCTATTGCCTCCTATGTGTTCATGATGGGATTTGCATATGTATTGTCTCTCTGCTCCACGTCTGATGCGTTTGTGGCTTCTGCGTTCTCACATACGTTTGCACTTGGGCCGCTGGTATCCTTCCTTGTGCTTGGTCCAATGCTGGATTTCAAAAGCACCCTGATGCTGCTCTCGACCTTCCGTACCCGGTTTGTTATTGGTCTAAGTCTAGCCATTATCACGCTCGTCTTCGCCGGCTCGTGGTTGATTAATCTGCTGGTCTAAAGGTTGAGCAACATACTTCATGACCTAAATAATTAATCTCATGAACTTTCATCCTGACGATTAATAGAAATGAGGTGATGTTATGAACCACACGATCTATACGGTGACCAAACCTCCTGTTCCAAGGTCACACGTCATCCAATGGCATAACCTGATCCGTGCGGTCTGGATCGGCGGTCTTGCGGTATACATTATTCATTTGAATTCAAGTGACTCGCTTCATTATTATTTGGCTCCTACCATGCAAAAACTGCTATTATGCTGCCCTGTTCCCTTAATGTTTATTGCCGTTATCATGGCATGGCATGGACTGTTCAGTAGTAACGAAGTTCATTGCGACTGCGAACATCCACCACCTTCCGGATTCCTACGCAGCTCAATGGTATATGGTCTGATAGCCATACCCTTGTTGCTGGGGTTTCTGTTACCTGATCGGGCTCTCGGCAGCTCTATGGCCAGTCAGAAAGGGATGTCTCTCACCTATGCACCTCCCGAGATTCGTCGAAAAGAGCCTATACCTGAAACAGCAAAATTAAATGTACAAGATCTTGCACAGCAAAAACAGCAACAAACCGCTGTTACATCTACATCGGCCACCAATGTGCAATTTGTACCGCCGGATGAGTATAGCCGCGAATTCGCAGAACTGGCTGAGAAGTTGTATGCAGAACAGGTCATTCGAGTCTATCCTGAAATTTTCTCTGAAACACTCGGTACGATCGACATGTTCCAGCGACAATTTGCAGGCAAAGATATCTCGTTAACCGGGTTCGTTTATCGAGATAAAAGCATGGATCATGAATCACATTTTGCACTGGGACGATTTCTCGTCATGTGCTGCCCCGCGGATGCAGCTCCCTTCGGCGTGATGATTCACATCCCAGAAGCGAATAGCTTCCCTACAGATAGCTGGGTGCAAATCGATGGTAGCATCGGCTCTGCCCAGGTGAACGGTAAGGATACAATTGAGATTCGGGCAACAAAGGTGACACCTGTGGCTGAGCCATCCACGCCTTATATTTATACCAACGCGGACTCGGTGATGGCGTATGAGAAAATAAAGAGCCAGTAGTTGCTCGCAATAACTAACAGCATACTTTTCAACGACAAAAAGCCCCAAAGCTATGGATTACATCGCTTTGGGGCTTTCATGTTCAGTCAGACATGAGATTAAATCTCGTCTGCTCTGATTATTCCGTTACGATATCATGAACCAATACAGGAGCATCGGCATGATCTGCAATTGTAATGTTTTCTTTGATCTTCGCGATGACATCTGCTACGTCTTCACGATTGGCATGGATCGTTACGAGGGACTCGCCCGCTTTGACTGGGTCTCCGACTTTTTTGTTCAGCATCAGACCAACCGCGAGATCGATCTCAGACTCTTTTGTTGCACGGCCTGCGCCGAGCAGCATTGCTGCAGTTCCGATCTCGTCAGCTACGATTCCGGCAACATAGCCGTCTTTGTCTGCTGGGACTTCAACCAGATATTGTGCTTGTGGCAAACGATCTGGATGATCCACAACCGAAGCGTCTCCGCCTTGGTTTGCCAAGAAATCTTTGAATTTCTCCAGTGCTTTACCGTTCTGGATCACTTCTTTCAATTTCTCCTCAGCATGCTCCAAGGAATCTGCCTTGCCAGCAAGGAATACCATCTGACGTCCAAGTGCCAGACACAGTTCTTCCAAATCTTTTGGACCTTTACCTTGCAGTGTGAGGATGGCTTCTTTCACTTCAAGCGCGTTACCAATCGCCAGACCCAGTGGTTGGGACATATCGGAGATAACAGCCATCGTTTTACGGCCAACATTGTTACCGATGCTTACCATGGCATGTGCCAATTCTTTAGCATCTTCCGTTGTTTTCATGAATGCACCAGCACCCGTTTTAACATCCAATACGATTGCATCAGCACCTGCTGCAATTTTCTTACTCATGATGGAGCTGGCGATCAGTGGAATGGAGTTAACGGTAGCTGTTACGTCACGCAGTGCATAGAGCTTTTTGTCTGCAGGCGTAAGGTTACCACTTTGTCCGATAACCGCAACCTTATGTTCGTTGACGAGTCGAATGAACTCTTCTTTTTCAAGCTCTACGTGGAAGCCAGCAACGGATTCCAGTTTGTCTGTTGTACCACCCGTGTGACCAAGTCCACGTCCGGACATTTTGGCAACAGGAACATCCAGCGCAGCAACAAGCGGAGCGAGTACCAGTGTTGTTGTATCGCCCACACCGCCTGTGGAGTGCTTGTCTACTTTGATACCTTCGATAGCGGACAGGTCAATCGTTTCACCGGAATTCACCATCGACATAGTAAGATCGGCACGTTCCTTGTCTGTCATATCTTTAAAGAATACCGCCATCGCCCATGCGCTGACTTGATAGTCGGGGATTTCTCCTTGTGTGTATCCTTGAACAACAAAATCAATCTCAGCTGTTGTCAGTTCTTTTCCGTCGCGTTTCTTGGCAATAATGTCAACCATTCTCATGATGATCTCTCCTTGTGTGTGTATTGATTGTATAGAACACTTTGTTGTTTGTCCGTTCCGGCTCCGGATCGTTCCTTCGATCGCTGTTGTCTCCAAGTTTTTTTGATTCCATTTGCAATGGAGAAAACTCGGAGACAAAGGCGAACGCTTTGCTTCTTCAGAATCGATTCCGGGTCCTTCACTACGTGCTTAAAACAAAAGTTTCGATCCACATCAATTGATTATGAATAACAATTACAGTGTGATTGCTGTGTCCAAAGCAACGATCATCATGTCGTTGAACGTTTTTTGACGCTCTTCGGCAGATGTTTCTTCCCCTGTCAGCAAGTGGTCACTTACCGTCAGGATGGTCAGTGCGTTAACACCAAACTTGGCAGCGATGGTGTACAGTGCTGTTGTTTCCATCTCTACGCCGAGTACGCCGTGCTTCATCAATTTCTCAGTGATGGAACGATCATCGCGGTAGAAAGAATCGGAACTGAACACGTTACCGACATGAATCTTCATGCCTTTAGCTGTTGCACGGTCATATGCTTCTTTCAGCAGAGAAAACGTAGCGATTGGGGAGAAGTCATATCCACCAAATACATGTTTGTTCATGCTGGAATCGGTACATGCTGCTTGTGCAAGGATGACGTCACGTACACGTACATGCTCCTGCATACCGCCACAAGTCCCTACACGAATCAGGTTTTTCACGCCATATTCGCTAATCAATTCGTTAGCATAGATTGCAAAAGACGGAATGCCCATCCCTGAACCTTGCACCGAAATCCGGTGGCCTTGATATGTACCTGTGTAACCGAGCATTCCACGAACCTCGTTGTAACATACAACATCTTCAAGGTACGTATCTGCAATATATTTCGCACGCAGAGGATCTCCTGGCAATAGGATTGTTTCTGCGATATCTCCGGGTTTTGCTCCAATATGTGTACTCATGAATGAATCTCCTCCAGTTATATATTTAGTCTATTATGATGGCAGGAACCGGAGCAGCCTCAACTACTCCGACATCCCCTATCCAGTTTTAAAACCTATTTCAAATCTTTAAGGAAGCTGGTGCCGTATTCCGGCATTTTCACTCCAAAGTTCTCGGCTACAGTTGCGCCAAGGTCAGCAAATGTGCTGCGCAGATCAAGCTGTTTGCCCTCGCTGAAGCGCGGAGAGTAGGCAAGCAGCGGTACATATTCACGTGTATGGTCTGTACCACGGTAAGTTGGATCGTTACCATGGTCAGCTGTAATCAGCAGCAGGTCATCGTTGGTCATTTTGGCAAAAATCTCTGGCAGCCTTGCATCATAGTCTTCAAGCGCCTGAGCATAACCTTGCGGATCACGACGGTGACCGTACAGGGCATCGAAATCAACCAGGTTCAGGAAGCTGAGTCCAGTGAACTCTTCATCCATCGTTTGGGACAACTTGTCCATGCCGTCCATGTTAGAGACGGTACGAACAGCTTTGGTCACACCTTCACCATCGTAGATGTCCGCGATTTTACCTAGGGCAATCACATCAAATCCGCCATCTTGCAGTTCATTCATAACCGTACGACCAAAAGGTTTAAGTGCATAGTCATGACGATTCGCAGTACGTTTCCAGTCACCGTTCTCACCTACGAATGGACGTGCAATAATGCGGCCGAGCATGTACGGATCTTCAAGTGTAATTTCACGGCAGAACTCACAGATCTCATACAGTTCTTTCAATGGTACAACATCCTCATGTGCTGCAATTTGCAGAACCGAATCCGCGGATGTATATACGATGAGCGCGCCAGTTTCAACATGCTCCGCACCCAGCTCATCCAGAATTTCCGTGCCGCTGGCCGGTTTGTTACCAATGACCTTCCGGCCCGTTTTCTCTTCAATGCGCTGAATCAACTCATCGGGGAAACCATTCTCGAACACACGGAAAGGTGTATCAATGTAAAGACCCATCAGCTCCCAGTGACCTGTCATGGTGTCTTTGCCTCTAGATGCTTCCTGCATCTTGGTGTAATACGCTTTAGGTGTATCCGCTACAGGGACACCCTCAATTTCTTTGATGTTGGACAGTCCGAGACTGGCCATGTGAGGCATTTTCAGACCTCCGCGTTCACGTGCAATGTGACCGAAGGTATCTACATCAAAATCATCAAATTCTGCTGCATCCGGCGCTTCGCCGATCCCTACAGAATCCATAACAATCAGATGTACTCTTTTAAAAGTTGACATAACTTTAAGCACTCCTTCCAAATAATCCAGCTTACAAGAACAGTCCAGTAATAATCGCTGACAGCACGCTGACGAGCGATGCACCGTAAAGCAGCTTCAGACCGAAGCGGGCGACCACATTACCTTGCTTCTCATGGAGTCCCTTCACCGCACCTGCAATGATACCGATGGAGGAGAAGTTGGCGAACGACACGAGGAAGACGGATACGATACCCGTTGTTCTGGCAGACATTGCAGTCTCCTTCAGATTAAGCATAGCGACGAATTCGTTGGATACCATTTTGGTTGCCATAATACTTCCTGCCTGAATCGCTTCTTTCCATGGAACACCCATGATGAAGGCAAATGGTGCAAACACATAACCGAGTAGCTCTTGGAACGAAATGCCAAGCACCGAGCTGAAAACTCCGTTAACAAGTGCAATCAAGGCAACAAAACCGATTAAC
Coding sequences:
- a CDS encoding permease, encoding MKMAANLKLLSFLVPCAFLVPVLITMAPDLKEAWNSEALQNMKTVFIGIFLEAAPFLLMGVLLSSLMQWFVSEEMVRKLTPKNPIGGVLVAGLLGIIFPICECGMIPVVRRLMHKGMPAYIAVTFILSGPVVNPIVFTATLLAFPSHPEITIARMGLAFAVAASIGMLVYVFVRRNPLRLPKVAVTEVKTHPGFKMAQPHAHAHANAHDHNHVKNWRSFFIHAGDEFVDMSKYLVIGALITACIQTFISRSDLISLGNGPIASYVFMMGFAYVLSLCSTSDAFVASAFSHTFALGPLVSFLVLGPMLDFKSTLMLLSTFRTRFVIGLSLAIITLVFAGSWLINLLV
- a CDS encoding TIGR03943 family putative permease subunit is translated as MNHTIYTVTKPPVPRSHVIQWHNLIRAVWIGGLAVYIIHLNSSDSLHYYLAPTMQKLLLCCPVPLMFIAVIMAWHGLFSSNEVHCDCEHPPPSGFLRSSMVYGLIAIPLLLGFLLPDRALGSSMASQKGMSLTYAPPEIRRKEPIPETAKLNVQDLAQQKQQQTAVTSTSATNVQFVPPDEYSREFAELAEKLYAEQVIRVYPEIFSETLGTIDMFQRQFAGKDISLTGFVYRDKSMDHESHFALGRFLVMCCPADAAPFGVMIHIPEANSFPTDSWVQIDGSIGSAQVNGKDTIEIRATKVTPVAEPSTPYIYTNADSVMAYEKIKSQ
- a CDS encoding pyrimidine-nucleoside phosphorylase; translation: MRMVDIIAKKRDGKELTTAEIDFVVQGYTQGEIPDYQVSAWAMAVFFKDMTDKERADLTMSMVNSGETIDLSAIEGIKVDKHSTGGVGDTTTLVLAPLVAALDVPVAKMSGRGLGHTGGTTDKLESVAGFHVELEKEEFIRLVNEHKVAVIGQSGNLTPADKKLYALRDVTATVNSIPLIASSIMSKKIAAGADAIVLDVKTGAGAFMKTTEDAKELAHAMVSIGNNVGRKTMAVISDMSQPLGLAIGNALEVKEAILTLQGKGPKDLEELCLALGRQMVFLAGKADSLEHAEEKLKEVIQNGKALEKFKDFLANQGGDASVVDHPDRLPQAQYLVEVPADKDGYVAGIVADEIGTAAMLLGAGRATKESEIDLAVGLMLNKKVGDPVKAGESLVTIHANREDVADVIAKIKENITIADHADAPVLVHDIVTE
- the deoD gene encoding purine-nucleoside phosphorylase; the protein is MSTHIGAKPGDIAETILLPGDPLRAKYIADTYLEDVVCYNEVRGMLGYTGTYQGHRISVQGSGMGIPSFAIYANELISEYGVKNLIRVGTCGGMQEHVRVRDVILAQAACTDSSMNKHVFGGYDFSPIATFSLLKEAYDRATAKGMKIHVGNVFSSDSFYRDDRSITEKLMKHGVLGVEMETTALYTIAAKFGVNALTILTVSDHLLTGEETSAEERQKTFNDMMIVALDTAITL
- the deoB gene encoding phosphopentomutase — encoded protein: MSTFKRVHLIVMDSVGIGEAPDAAEFDDFDVDTFGHIARERGGLKMPHMASLGLSNIKEIEGVPVADTPKAYYTKMQEASRGKDTMTGHWELMGLYIDTPFRVFENGFPDELIQRIEEKTGRKVIGNKPASGTEILDELGAEHVETGALIVYTSADSVLQIAAHEDVVPLKELYEICEFCREITLEDPYMLGRIIARPFVGENGDWKRTANRHDYALKPFGRTVMNELQDGGFDVIALGKIADIYDGEGVTKAVRTVSNMDGMDKLSQTMDEEFTGLSFLNLVDFDALYGHRRDPQGYAQALEDYDARLPEIFAKMTNDDLLLITADHGNDPTYRGTDHTREYVPLLAYSPRFSEGKQLDLRSTFADLGATVAENFGVKMPEYGTSFLKDLK